The nucleotide window AATGGCCCCCACCTTCCTGTTGGTGGGCATGCCAAGTCTGTCAGCTGTACCCTCCTGGTGGACAATACCACTCATCACcatctaccttctctctgccctgGGCAATGGTACTATCCTCTGGATCATTGCCCTGGATCCCACCCTGCACCGCCCAatgtacttcttcctcttcctgctgaGTGTGTCTGATGTTGGCTTGGCCACAGCCCTGATGCCCACCCTGCTGGGTCTTGCCCTTGCTGGCGTCCATGCTGTCCCTGCCTCAGCTTGCCTCCTACAGATGTTCTTTGTCCATGTCTTTTCTGTCATGGAGTCCTCTGTTTTGCTTGCCATGGCCTTAGATCGAGCACTAGCCATCTGCCGCCCTCTCCACTACCCAACACTTCTCACCAATGATGTCATTAGCAAGATTGGCCTGGCTATAGCCTTCCGATGCTTGGGTCTCCACCTGCCCCTGCCATTCCTCCTGGCTCACATGCCCTACTGCCACCCACAGGTTCTGACCCATTCTTACTGCTTGCACCCAGATATAGCCCATTTGGCCTGTCCAGGAGCTTGGGGTGCATTCTATAGCCTCTTTGTGGTTCTGTCAGCCATGTGATTAGACCCCCTGCTTATTTTCTTCTCCTATGGCCTAATTGGCAGGGTGTTGCAAGGTTTGGGATCCAGTGAGGATCGCTGGAAGGCTGGTCAAACCTGTGCTGCCCATCTCTCTGCTGTGCTCCTCTTTTACATGCCCATGATCTTTCTGGCTCTCATTGACCGTCTCAGGGTGCCAATACCTCAGCCTGCCCATACTCTTCTCTCCTATATCCACTTCCTGCTTCCTCCATTGATAAACCCCATTCTCTATAGTGTCAAGATGAAGGAGATTAGAGAGAGAATACTCAAGAGGTTACAGCCCAGGAAGGTGGGTTGTGTTCAATGAAAAGGATGCCCCTCCACATTTGGTGGCTCAAGGCTACATGATACAAAGGTTTCCATAATAAGAACTCAGTTTGCCAAGTTAATCATGCATGAAATGGTCACTCAGGgacacataaacacatatacatgGATGACATCTGCCTGTCCTTAcaagtgtgcatgtgtatattaAGGAAAGCTGACAAGCTCCAGAAAATGGCAGTGGTCTACCCATTGTTATACTACAGATCCATGGCATAGAGAGGCCAGGATCTAGGTCTTGTCACAATCACCAAATGTGTgtctgttgttgttttgtttttattagtctCCTCACCACATCTATACCCCAATAATTGAGGAAACTGGAAGAGTTAAACAGCTACACAGCAGAGAAATGAAACGACAGAAACATATGATGACactctatgtgtatgtgtgtgtgtacattgcTTTACAGACCTTTTCATAGATTTTGATATATACCTGTCATGTATATAATCACATATCATTGATCTATTAGTATAGCCTCATACTCTGACTTAGTTAAACTTGTATAAGGTGATCCTCCtctcataaaacaaacaaaagctttgGAAtcataagaaatattatttttgtagATCAAATGTGAGAGAATCAATGTTTATGATGATAAGCTTCACATCCAAGGATATATGATAGATTTTTCACTTATtaacaccttttaaaattttttcaacaaaattatttgcattaaatattttatagttttaaaatgtatgattttgttgctcttataaataaaatatttccctatTTCTATTTCCATGTACATAATGCtatactgagaaaaaaatctttatcttgcattaatatatattttaccaagTTATCATATGAATTacagtagatttttatttttggattttatttgtatttagcATATGTAAGTAAAAATAGGTGATTGGTAACTTTTCCCTACTATTCatacaatttatttcattttacttatgtAATTTATTGGACTATGAAATATTAAGAATGAAAGTGAACATTCaaatcttatgttttattttaacagaaGTGACATTAATGTTTCACCTATTAGAACAGCAGTTGGCTGCTAGATCTTTGAGTAAactttcaatatttaaataatatatatatgtattccaattttattgattttaataagCTTATTCAATGAATCCTATTAAGTGCTTTTTCAGCACCCATTAATATAATTGTCTGCTttacaaaaaaagatttatttatttatttgggagaaagagagcacaaacatgagaggggagagaggcagagggagaggcagagagaccaccccacacacactcaccactgagcatggagcccaacccagagcttgattccaggatcctgagatcatgacttaagcaaAAACCAAGAGCTAGCAGCTTAAAAGATTAAGCGACCCACGCACCCCTATAATTGTCTGCTTTAATGTGTTATTCAATTTCTGATATTGAAACATCTTTATTCTCTTGTGATTATAGAAGAAGACATTTTAAGTGAAAAGTAGCAAATTGAATCCACCTAGTTCCAAAACAAGAGCATACAATATGTCACGATATACTCTAGGAAGGCAAGAACAGTTAGTTATATTCTCATCTCATACCAAGCTTCTCTCTAAGGCATATTATACATTCTCTTATTAAATTAGATACTTAGTctctccatttcacaaatgagagtactgaaatagagaatttaagaattcctaaaatatataaaattagttGCAAAGGCAGCATTTAATTCAAATTTGCTTAATCCAAAGCCCCTGCTacaaaatacttctttaaaattattgaatGGAGAGACATCCTGGTCTGTCTTGAGGCACCAGGAATGAGTTTCTGAGAAACCCTGCTTCTCCCAAAGTttaccctttctttctccttaggACACCCACCTCCAGCTTCTCTTTTATTTACTGAGAGTGGAGTGATGTAcacaaagaaggacaaacattatatggtctcattcatttggggaatataaataatagtgaaagggaatagaagggaagggaaaagaaaagggtaggaaatatcagaaagggagacagaacatgaagacccctaactctgggaaacgaactaggggtggtggaaggggaggagggtggggggtgggagtgaatgtgtgacgggcactgaggggggcacttgacaggatgagcactgggtgttattctgtatgatggcaaattgaacaccaataaaaaataaatttattattaaaaaaaatagttggaagTCACATAGGCCTAGTTTTGAATTCTTGCTGTACTACTTCCTGAGAAATTTGTCAACAGTTTTTCTTATGTTTACAAAAAAGGTATAATAAAGTTTGCATGAAAATCAAGGCCcttctaaaaaaaagattttatttatttgagagatagagagcacaagcaggggaagggggaagtgGTAGGGAGAGAAGAatactccacactgagcagggagctccacatggggctgatcccaggactccaagattatgaccttagctgaaggcagacacttaactgactgagccacccaggctccctgaaatTAAGTCCCTTTATCAAGGTGTCTGAACATAAGAGATAGTCAATAAATGATAGTTATTTTGGAATTAATGAAGTTAAAAATCACTATATTTAAACCTTGTATGCatattcaatgaaaataaataactttacaGTTGGAAGATTCTTTCAGCTCATACCACCTCAATTTATTGATTCCAAGTTCAGCCGAATTTGGGATTGACTGAAATTACTTTTGCATGGACCTTTGTAAATCAGCAGGAGACAGATTAAACCCAAAACCACCTGTGACTTCATGTGTTTACTAGTACAAGGCAACTTGGAACTCTCTCTTTCACACTCTCTCTGGCCATAGTTACATCCACTCAATCATGTCAGTCTTCAAGTGTCCCATAGTCGATATTATCGCTTTTGGTCAATCAGTGCACATGGATCTCTCTGCAATTACATGACAGATTTGAGGGAAAATATTCACACAAGGGGGTTGAGGGATTAGCAGGAATGTTTATAATTGTAAACAAAATGTAACAGTGCTACATGGGATTGGCAGAAACCAAAAACCAGGAAAAGCATCGCAAAATTCAGGTCTCTGGGTTGGTCCTACTGCTAAACAGACCTGTAgccagaatgtgtgtgtgtgtgtgtgtgtgtgtgtgtgaaagagacagaatgagaaagCAAGTAAGAATTCATAAGAGggatcactgggtgttatgctatatgttggcaaatcaaactccaataaaaaaatacaaaaaaaggaattcataacAGGGATCATAAGttcaaatatgtaaaagaacAAAGTAATAATAGCAATAAGTGGAGCAAGCCCATCCTCAAACTGTGATAATGTGGACTTCTAAGTGGGTTCTTAATGGGTGTTTCCACATGGAAATGTAGACCTCATGTACCATATCTTCCTACATTTAAGATAacttataaatatctatttttatatgaattcaaCTAAATGCTATCTTGTCTAAATAAATTTGTCTGAAGACCATATTTGGATTTTATGGCTTTGAAGAAGATTAACATATTAGCCCATGCAATGCAGAAagaaggaataatttttttattttttggaattgttttttaatatcaaaGTACCTATGAAATCTATCATAATATAcaacacatataaaataattttctcaagacCACATAGACAGGAAATGGAAGAGGTGAAATTAGAGGACTCGTTTCCTGGCTGAGTCTTGAGCCTTTCTATACCTCTGACCACCTCCCTGGTAGGAGTAAGTTATCACAATAGAAAGAGGACATGTCATCCCTGATAGGGCCTTTTAACTCTTTCTTCTATTTGTTGGCTTCTAAATCCCCACTGTGGAGCTACATTATATCTTCTTGATTAGCAGAAATCCTGGATCTTAATCCCCTAAATAAAGATGGCATAGTTCTCATAGCTCCTAAAGCTTCTTTGTTGACACTTTCGCATTAGGATATCCTTGAAACACTCTAATCTGTCTCCATTTACAAGACCAGGAAGTGACAGGTGGGTCCCAGGAGCCTCAGATAAGAAAGTCATTTGGATGTCTGGCCACAGTGGTGCAGATTCTGTGTTGTGGCCTGACAGTTACTGGTACTTAATGGTATTATGGGCTGCCCTAAATTCTCTGTCTCTTACAAAGGGTGCTTATATTCCCTGTCTAAATTAGCTTCCTGGTAACAGGTGCAGACAATGCAGAGGTGAGTTGAGTCTAGATGATGACCACCTGATTCACCCCTGAATCACCACCCCAGCAAAACTTTGGACTATTCTTTTACTTCAAATTGATATGCATCTACTAAGCACATACTCTGAACAAGGTATTTATTGTGAGGAGACTTTTAAAGTCAAATAACTCACAACTCTTTCCTGGTGGAAATTCATAATGTAGTCAGTGAGAGAGACATGTGTGTGATATGAAAGATGCCTCTGAGTCTCTATCCATTGTACCCCAAGGACTCAGCCCCTTGCCTTTACTAGAAATGTTGCCAAATGCCAATGCCCATTTGTAATTTCTTCCTACAATTTTCCCTCCATTTGGCTTCAGCAGAAGACACACTCTCTAGGTTCTCCTTTCACATTACCCtccacaagtttttttttcccccaagcatTAGTGTACATACCAATCATCTAAGATCTTggtaaaatacagattctgactTAGTAGGCCTGCATCAGGGCATGATATTCTGCAATTCTAGTTActttccaggtgatgctgctcCTGCTGAGCAGTGTACCACTCTTTGAGTAGCAAGGAAGATATATAAATCAACTTAGACATATTATTAAGGGCTTAATGTAAATCACAAATAAGAATCAAGTAAGGCAAGCAAATATAACGATTCTAAATGGTTCCAGAAACTTGCAGAGCTCTACCAGTCACAGTTTAGGGCCATTCATCATAGTTTTTTTCCTTAGAAGTTTCTCTGGATTCTTGCTCATCATTCATACCTAAAGATAGGTACCATAAATCCCTCcccaacaataacaaaaagattcCTACCTAGTCTCTGAAATACAGGCTTCCTCTTCCTTAAAAGCAGATATGCTGTGGTATGTTGGATAGCTTTTAGGGATTAATTTATTGATTGACTAATTAGTGTAACTTAAGGACTATgaggtaaaagaaaatatttcctctttgaaagaaatattgTCCTGATCCTAAGACACTTTATTGTAGAAAAAATGGAACTTCCACCTCTGCCCCATCATTTAGACTTTAGACTCAGTTTTTCCAGGACTTTTACTCTAATCTGCCGAGTTTTTACACAATACACAATAGGGTTCATCAAAGGTGGTACCAACAAGAATGCATCAGCTATCAGAATCATAGCCAGAGGGGATTTATGCTTGGCAAAGCGATGCATGGTAGCCAAGGTGATGATGGGCACATAGAAGATGAGCACAGCACAGATGTGGGACACACAGGTATTAAGGGCTTTCAGTCGCTCCCCATGGGAAGCAATACCCAATACAGTCTTCAGGATGAACACATAGGAAACTGCAATGAACACACTGTCTGACATCATGCAGAGTGCAACAAACAGACCATAGTAAAAGTTAACCCTATTGTCAGAGCAGGCCAGTTTCATCACATCCTGGTGGAGGCAATAGGAGTGTGAAAGCAGGCGTTTATTACAGTATTGGAGTCTCTTTAaagtgaaaggaagaggaagaactaGTAGAATGCTTTTAATAGCAAATGTCAGTCCAATATGCAAAACTCTGGAGCTGGTAAGAATAGAGCTATACCTCAGGGGGTTGCGAATGGCTAGAAAGCGATCAAAGGACATGATTAGAAGCACTGAGGATTCCATGTCTGTGAATCCATGGATGAAAAATTCCTGGGCAATACATGCATCAGCAGAAATCTCCATGGCATTGAACAAGAAGATCCTCATcatggagggaagagaagagaaagacaagCCCAGGTCAGATAGGGCCAGCATAGAGAGGAAATAGTACATAGGCTCATGCAGAGAAGGCTCTGTCCTGATAACAAATAGGATGGTGCAGTTGCCCAGGATGGCCAGGAGGTACATGAAGCAGATGGGGATGGAGATCCAAATGTGCACATGCTCAAGCCCTGGGATTCCAATCAACAGGAAGGTGGAGATTTCAACTTCTGAGGTATTGAGAGCAAACATCACAAATAGGTCTCTCATTTATATGCTCCTAGCAGATAAATAACATCAATAATAATTAGAAATTCTTTTAGTTGTATTTACTGAACACAAGTTCAGTTGTCAGTTAAATTAAATATTGCTCATCCTTAGTTATCAAGCAATAATGTAATATAACTTtttctatataaagaaaaatacagag belongs to Canis lupus baileyi chromosome 23, mCanLup2.hap1, whole genome shotgun sequence and includes:
- the LOC140615543 gene encoding olfactory receptor 51A7-like, producing the protein MFALNTSEVEISTFLLIGIPGLEHVHIWISIPICFMYLLAILGNCTILFVIRTEPSLHEPMYYFLSMLALSDLGLSFSSLPSMMRIFLFNAMEISADACIAQEFFIHGFTDMESSVLLIMSFDRFLAIRNPLRYSSILTSSRVLHIGLTFAIKSILLVLPLPFTLKRLQYCNKRLLSHSYCLHQDVMKLACSDNRVNFYYGLFVALCMMSDSVFIAVSYVFILKTVLGIASHGERLKALNTCVSHICAVLIFYVPIITLATMHRFAKHKSPLAMILIADAFLLVPPLMNPIVYCVKTRQIRVKVLEKLSLKSK
- the OR51S1 gene encoding LOW QUALITY PROTEIN: olfactory receptor 51S1 (The sequence of the model RefSeq protein was modified relative to this genomic sequence to represent the inferred CDS: substituted 1 base at 1 genomic stop codon), which gives rise to MSTFNQAVHNNTSMAPTFLLVGMPSLSAVPSWWTIPLITIYLLSALGNGTILWIIALDPTLHRPMYFFLFLLSVSDVGLATALMPTLLGLALAGVHAVPASACLLQMFFVHVFSVMESSVLLAMALDRALAICRPLHYPTLLTNDVISKIGLAIAFRCLGLHLPLPFLLAHMPYCHPQVLTHSYCLHPDIAHLACPGAWGAFYSLFVVLSAMXLDPLLIFFSYGLIGRVLQGLGSSEDRWKAGQTCAAHLSAVLLFYMPMIFLALIDRLRVPIPQPAHTLLSYIHFLLPPLINPILYSVKMKEIRERILKRLQPRKVGCVQ